AGCGGTTTCATCGCTTGTTTCCAAACCACGGACAATTTCTATCAGCTTCATTTTATGTACAGGGTTGAAGAAGTGCATCGCGATAACTTTCTCGGGTCTTGATGTGAAGCTTCCTATTTCAGTTGGACTCATCGTAGAGGTATTGGAAGCAAAATAACACTGTGCGGGAGCTACCTTGTCTATTTGTTCGTAAACAGATTTCTTGATATCCATGTTTTCAGGTACTGCTTCTATTATTAGATTTGCTACCTTCACGGCTTCCTCAAGTTGTGTAGAATAAAATAGGTTATCCCTTAATTCTCCTGCTGCTTGATCTGTTAATTTTCCTTTTTCCAACCCTTTGGAGATGATGATTTCTATTTCTTTTCTAGCTCCTGCGAGTTGTTCTTCTTTTACATCAATCAAGGTTGTATGGTACCCGCCTAGGGCGCTTACATATGCGATGCCACGTCCCATGACACCTGAACCGATGACCACTACTTTTTCCATGTAGACTCTCCTCCTTCATCATGCTGTAAAAAAAGCAAAGAGGACCATGCCCCTTTGCTCCAAAGAAAAAATATATTCTAATTATACGCCAAACGGATTGAGCGGACGGTTTCCAAAATAGGAAATGATGCTCTTCGTTTCTGTGTAAAGATCAAGGGTTTCAATGCATAGTTCACGTCCGAAGCCGGATTGCTTGTATCCGCCGAATGGTGTTCCTGGGAATGCGGAGAATGGGCAGTTGACCATTACGATTCCAGCTTGAATCTGTTTCGCAACACGGGTTGCGCGGCCATGGTCTTTTGTCCAAATAGCTGAACCAAGTCCATATTCGCTGTCATTCGCAAGCTTAACTGCTTCTTTCTCATCGCTAAATGGCATTACAACCACTACAGGTCCGAAAATCTCTTCTTTTACCACTTTCATTTCGTGCGTAACACCCGTGATAATGGTTGGCTCATACCAGAAACCATTTTCATAGCCTTCTACTTTCGCCACTTTTCCACCTAAAACGATGTTTGCTCCTTCTTCTTTTGCAGATTGAACATACCCATCAATGACATCTAATTGACCTTGATTGATGATGGCACCAATATGGGTTTCCTTTGCAAAAGGATCGCCAAGAGAAAGCTTTTTCGCTTTTTCTACGAACTTTTCCATAAACGCGTCATAAATATCTTCGTGGACATACAGACGAGAACGCGCTTCACAAGATTGACCTGTATTATAGAAAATTCCAAATAAGGATCCGTCTACAGCAGCATCAATGTCTGCATCTTCAAATACTAGATTAGGAGACTTGCCGCCAAGCTCCAATGTTACTCGTTTAAGTGTTTGGGAAGCTTTCTCCATAATGTCTTTTCCGATTGGAGTAGAGCCTGTGAATGCTACTTTGTCTACTTGAGGATGCTCAACCAAATAGTTTCCAACTTCAGATCCGGCACCAGGGATGATGTTGACAACTCCCTCAGGAACTCCTGCTTCTACGCAGATTTCACCTAAGACAATGGCAGTTAGCGGAGTTAGGGTAGCTGGTTTTACAACAACGGAACAACCTACCGCTATTGCCGGGGCAATCTTCCATGCTGCCATCATTAATGGATAGTTCCAAGGAATGATTTGCGCACAAACACCTACTGGTTCTTTTTCTGTGAAGTTGTGGAATTGACCTGGAACATTATTCACAGATCCACGGTGTCCCACGATCGCACCTGCATAGAACTCAAAGTCTTCGATTGCTTGCATGACTTGCCCTTGGGCAGCTGCAAGGGATTTCCCTGTATCTAAAATCTCTAACTCTACCAGCTCGTTGAAACGGGAGCGCATGATAGAAGCAATTTTATTTAACGTTCTTGCACGCTTGTTTAAAGGGAACAGTTTCCACTTTCCTTTATCGAATGCTTGACGCGCTGCTTGGACAGCTTTCTCCGCATCTTCTTTTGAAGCTTTCGCTATTGTTGCAACCGCTTTTCCTGTTGCAGGGTTGTATGTGGTAAACGTTTCTCCTGTAGAACTGTCCATGCGTTGACCCGCGATAATAAGTTGATAAGTGTCTCGTTTCATATCAAGTTGTTCCATTTTTTGCTCTTTAACTGTAGACATACTCTCATCTCCTTTAAGTTTTCTTATATTTCAAATCAGTTATTTACCTTTGAAAGCCGGCTTTCTTTTTTCAATAAAAGAAGTTACCCCTTCTTTGTGGTCTTCTGATAAACCCGCAATTCGCTGACCATATGCTTCTTGTTCCAAATATTCTTCATACGTAACGCTCCAACTAGCTTGTATGGATCGTTTAATGAGGCCAATTGCTTGTGTCGGCATACTTGCAAGTTTGTTTGCAAAAGCTTCCACTTCTTCGTTCCAACTGTCTACAGGGACCACTTTTGTAACAAGTCCGAGTTCTTTGGCTTGCTCTGCTTTTATTTTCTCTCCTAAAATAGCTAACTCCAATGCTTTTGCAGTTCCTATTAACTTAGGGAGAAAATACAGATTTCCAGAGTCAGGTATCAACCCGACATGTATAAACGCCTGGACAAAGCTCGCTTTTTCAGAAGCAATTCGAAAATCACATGCCAAGGCGAGACTGAAACCGGCACCTGCTGCAACACCATTAACAGCTGCAATGACAGGTTTTTCACAACGGGCCAGCTGTTTCATCATCGGCCCATACCTTGTACGTAGCACATGTCCGTGATCCATATTTTCATCCACTTCTGCAAGGTCCTGGCCAGAGGAAAATGCCCTGCCCTCCCCTGTCATGACGATGGCCCGAACATTCTCATCTCCACTTGCTTGCTTTATTGCTTTCGTAATCTCTTTGTTCATCTGTTCTGTAAACGCATTCAATTTATCCGGTCGGTTCATGATGACCCATGCAACCTGGTTCTCAATTTCATATTTAATGGTTTCAAACATGGTATCTCCCCCTTAATCCCCTTCAAATTTAGGCTTGCGTTTTTCCTTAAATGCACGCATGCCTTCTTTTTGATCGTTGGATGCAAACAAAAGATAAAAATTCTTTCGTTCGTATTGCATCCCTTCATAGACGGAATAGTCCACTGCCTTATGGACAGATTCTTTGATCAAACGAAGGGAAAGAGGTGGTTGTTTTGCTATTTTTTTTGCAAAACGCATGGTTTCTTCTATTAATAATTCTTTTGGGATGACCCGGTTAATCACTCCATAGTGCAAGGCTTCCTTTGCACTCATTCTATCACCGGTGAGCAGCCACTCCATTGCTTTGGATTTCCCCATTAGTTTTGTCAATCTCTGGGTTCCACCAGCCCCAGGCATGACGCCAAGGCTAATTTCAGGAAAGCCGAATTCCGCATCATGAGCAGCAAATAGAATGTCACAGCACAGTGCGAGTTCAAAACCTCCCCCAAGGGCAAACCCTTGAACTGCACCAATTATAGGTTTCTTTACCCAAGCAAGGCGGTCCCATTCGGTGAATTGATTTAAGAGCTCCAGTTCAATGGCTGTAGCCTCTGCCATTTCATCGATATCTGCACCCGCCGCAAACGCGCGGCCGTTTCCAGCTAGGACCATGACTTTCACTTCATCGTTACGGTCAAAATCTTCTAAAACGGTCACAATTTCTGTCACCATCGGCCGGTTGATTGCGTTCAACACTTTTGGTCTATTGAGTTTAACGATGCCTATCGAGCTTTCAATGGAAACTTCGATATATTCGTACGTATTACTCATTCACTTCTTCACCAATCATCAAAGTGACAAGATTGCCGGCGAAGCTCATTAAATCCTTTCCAGATGCTTTCGCTTCATCCGTTCTCATCGCTTGCTTTAACGCGTCATGGCTATCGTAATACATTTCACACATTAAATAGTACTTGCCTTCTCCGCCCATTGGACTGCCTACGACTTTTGTTACTTCCATTTTGCGTAAGCCAGGGATTTTAGCAGTGATAGGTGCATGCGTGTCAAAGTAGTGCTGATCGAAAGCTTCCTTGTTTTCCGGGTGTTTGTAAAGCGCGATTAATTTTACCATTCAAAATCTCTCCTTTTATGGGCTCTGATTATTCTCAAAGAGCCGTTATTTATGTAATTGCCCAACAGAGTTTTTCTGTAAGGCAGGGGTACTTACATCATGGTTGAAATAGGTTTCATTGCTTCGAAAGGATTTTTGCATCCTTTGCAGTAAAGAATGCTTCTACAGGCGGTCGGGCCAAAGATGTTATCTAATGTTGTATAGGTCGATCCGCAATAAGGGCAATCCACATGCCATTCCCCGGAGTCATCCAGTGTTGGCGGTGGGGCAATTCCAAAATCTTGTAAATGAATTCTACCTTGTGCAGTAATGCGGTCAGATGTCCATGGTGGCTGATAGATGAAGTAAACTTGCACCTTTTTGAATAATGCTAAGTTATTAATCTCGTTTTCTACATTCTTTTTGATAATCTCCAGGGCTGGACATCCCATGAATGTAGGCAGCATCTGAATCGTCACTTCCTGATTTTTTACATCGATTGCTTCCACCATACCGAGATCGACCACACTGACAGAATCTATTTCAGGATCTTTTACTTGCTGCAGGGCATCCCAAACCTTCATGATATTTACTTCTTCCTGCATGATGTCATCATTCCTTTTTGTTGGGCTAAAAGGTGGATCAGCTTACCACACTGCTGCTGGATTGCTATTATAGACTTCGCTCAACGTTAAGAGGGCATCATCCAAATCCTTGGTATGGTCACCCTTCCTGCCGTTTCCACTTTTCATTCCCATATTGGCAGGAAAGCTCATTTCCACTTTCTCAAACATATTCGTCATTTCTTCTGTAAAGCGAAGGCGAATATCTCCCTCTGAATCTATTAGTTGGTGCTGTGTAATCTGAACACCACTAGGTCCTAATGACAGTACACCATCAAATTCTTCTAACACTCTATCAATGGCCGCTTTCATTCTAGTCTTAGCTTCACCATTTGCTGTACACAATTGTCTGAACCAGGTTCTCCAGTGCAATAAGTGATAATAAAGTTCCATATTCACTTTTACAGCCACATGTTTCAGAGGTTCATAGGAGGAATTTTTCAATGCCTCCACTTTAATTTTCTTGGCTTGTGTGTAAAAATAATGCCTTACAACTGTGTAAGCCCAGTCATATTTAGGTTCGGTGAGATAAGTACCGGATCCGTTCACTTTTTCCAACAGAACGGCGTTCACCCTATCTGCTGCTTTTCTTCCATGTGCAAGTGCATCCATATCTCCTTCGCCTAGATCCTCAAGCAGTTGATAATACATGGCAGCATGCCCCATCGTGTCTTGATTTATGGAAGAAAAAGCAACGTCTTCTTCAATATGCGGTGCAAGGCCCAGCCATTCCGATCCCCTGTAGGCAATAATAAAATCGTCGTCGGCCAGTTGATATAATAACGCTGTAAGGGCTTTATAATAGGATGCATCCTTTTTGGCTTCTTCTACAGTTGCTATATTCATCCTTTTTTCTTCCCTCCCCAAGACATGATTTCCTGTTCATCAAGCATCCCCTGCTCATAGTGGCGCCATTTTTTCTTCAAATACCCATAACCTTTCGTGTTTCGGTAGTCCTTATTGTCAATTCTCTGCAAAGATTGACGTTCTTCTTGAGACATCTTCCGAATATCACCGCGTTGTACCACCCAAATATCCACGGCAGGTTCCCGCCTCATAAAGTTTTCTTGTGCCATGACAAGCGCAATTTCTTTGTTGGGAGCAAGTAGACTGAACTGATATTGCATCGGAGCTGTGTGAGTTCTTTTACTAAACACTTCAAATTCTTTATAAAAGCCTTTTGTACTCAATTTTTAAGCTCCTCCTTCACCCTGCTGTTGTTTCGGAGCTTAACGCTTCACGAACCCATGCATTATTTTCGTGTGCAATCACTCTTAATCTCAGACGATCCTGTGATTTGGGGCCTTTATTTCTTATAATGTCTTTAAAGTTGTTCCAGTTGGGTTGTTTGTAAATCCATTTTTCTTCTTTTTCATCAAAATGCATCGTTTCATCCGGCAAAGTTAAGCCAAGCGATAACACTCTTGGGATGTATTTAGTGAAAAAGTCCTGGCGAAGTTCTTCATTGCTTTTGGTGCGGATATTATATTTCATGGTAATATCTTGCTTTGATGTACCAGTTGTCGAAGCATCTGCCGGTCCAAAGAACATTAACAAAGCTTCCCACCAGCGATTAATAGAGTCTTGAATCATATTTCTTTGCTCTTCTGTTCCTTCTGCAAGCGCCATAATAATAGCTTCACCGTGTTGAGCATGAAAAACTTCTTCTGCACATATTCTCTTTAATGCCCTTGCATATGGTCCATAGGATGCATCTAACATATTCGTCTGTGATATGATGGCCGCTCCGTCAACAAGCCATCCGATAAGACCTGCATCACCCCAAGTCGGTGCTTCCATGTGAAACACATTATGAAACTTTAAATCTCCTGAAAATAAATCTTGCATAATTTCTTCACGGGATTTCCCGTAAGGCTCCATCAAATCTTCCGCCACTCGCAACAGAAGTTGTCCGTGTCCCATTTCATCTTGAACTTTCGCCATGATCCCAAGCTTTCTTTTTAACGTAGGAGCTTTTGGTACCCATTCCTTCTCTGGAAGCGCTCCCATTATTTCGCTGATTGCATGCATCGAAATCAGTTTAATTAATGTTTTACGGTATTCTTCCGGCATCCAATCATCTGCTTCAATCTTTTCTCCCGCATGAATACGTTGCATAAAATGTTCATGTTTCTCATCTTCCGTCAAGCGGTCAAACGATAATGAGTTGGTCATTTTCGCCGCCTCCTATTTCTATAACGTTTATTTAACGTCATTATAATATAATGTTATACGTTTATCAACACTGAAAGTTCTGAACCTTTAAGAATGCGAAAACCTTCGATCGACAATACGAACCGCTTTTCCTTCAGACCGGGGGATAGATCTAGGTTCCACCACGCTTGCTTTTACATGAATCAAACATTTGGACTTCAAATCATATTCCACCTTTTGGGCAATGATCTTCATCATTTCCTGTCTTTTTACTGAGTCTGTTTGCAGAAATGTATGCGCTTGCATTTCTACCTGAACCTCGACAGTATCTAAGTTTTTCTCACGTGAAACGAAGATCTGATAGTGTGGTGCTAAATCTTTTATTTGCAATAATGTATGTTCAATCTCGGAAGGAAAGATATTAACCCCTCTAATAATTAACATATCATCAACTCTTCCTTTAACTCTCGACATTTTTGTTGTCGTCCGACCGCATGTACATGTCTCTCTTTTAATAGAAGCTATGTCTCCGGTTCTGTATCGAATGATTGGCATGGCTTGCTTTGTAAGACTTGTAAACACAAGCTCCCCTACTTCACCCTCTGGCAGTATTTCCATGGTCTTTGGATCTATTACTTCTACATAAAAATGATCTTCGGCAACATGCAGACCATCCTGCGCCTCATGACATTCCATTGCCACTCCAGGACCAATTACTTCACTTAATCCGTATATATCGCAAGCTTTAATTGCTAATTTATCTTCTAATGTTCTTCTCATCTCTTCCGACCAAGGCTCTGCTCCAAAAATTCCATATTGTAAAGAAGTCTTTTTTGGATTAATCCCTAAATCTACCATCCTGTCAGCAATGTTCAGCACATAAGAAGGTGTACCACAGATAACCGAAGGCTTAAAATCTTGGATTAATTGGATTTGCCTATCTGTGTTCCCGCCGGAAACCGGAATTGTGATCATCCCAAGCCTTTCACTACCATAATGCAGTCCGAGTCCTCCCGTAAAAAGACCGTACCCGTAAGCATTATGAAGGATTTTCCCTTTTTTTCCTTCAGCCATGGAAATGGCACGTGCTGCAATATCGCTCCACATATTTATATCTTCTTGGGAGTAGGCCACAACTGTTGGCTTCCCGCTAGTTCCTGATGAAGCATGAAGCCGTGTTATTTGACTTCGCGGAATTGCAAACAGTCCGAAAGGATAGTTCTCACGCAGTTCTTTTTTGGTGGTAAAGGGTAATTTGTGAATGTCATGGATGGTTTGAACATCAGAAGGTGTGATTGTAAAATTGGTTAATTTTTGTCTATAAAAAGGAACATGTTGAAAGACTTTCTGTACGGTGTCTCTCAACCTGGAGGATTGAAGGAGTTGCATCTCTGATAAAGATAGGGTTTCAGAATCATGTAAGATCATCGATATTTCCCCTTTCACTTTTTTAATATAACGAAATTATTCCGACATCATACAATATGTAATATTGTTCAACATCATTAAAATAACCTTGAAGGGGAGAAATGTCAACTGATAATTCTGAAGATTCTATTTTCATAATAAAAAAGCAGAGGCTATTAGCTCATCTGCTTTTACTCCGTTATTTTTTGTTCCATTGCATGAATGATTTTTTCAATAGATTCATTGCCAAAATAGGTAACATAATAGATAATATGACCCCTTCTCGAG
This window of the Sutcliffiella horikoshii genome carries:
- a CDS encoding EthD family reductase; translated protein: MVKLIALYKHPENKEAFDQHYFDTHAPITAKIPGLRKMEVTKVVGSPMGGEGKYYLMCEMYYDSHDALKQAMRTDEAKASGKDLMSFAGNLVTLMIGEEVNE
- the paaA gene encoding 1,2-phenylacetyl-CoA epoxidase subunit PaaA, producing the protein MTNSLSFDRLTEDEKHEHFMQRIHAGEKIEADDWMPEEYRKTLIKLISMHAISEIMGALPEKEWVPKAPTLKRKLGIMAKVQDEMGHGQLLLRVAEDLMEPYGKSREEIMQDLFSGDLKFHNVFHMEAPTWGDAGLIGWLVDGAAIISQTNMLDASYGPYARALKRICAEEVFHAQHGEAIIMALAEGTEEQRNMIQDSINRWWEALLMFFGPADASTTGTSKQDITMKYNIRTKSNEELRQDFFTKYIPRVLSLGLTLPDETMHFDEKEEKWIYKQPNWNNFKDIIRNKGPKSQDRLRLRVIAHENNAWVREALSSETTAG
- a CDS encoding enoyl-CoA hydratase/isomerase family protein, whose product is MSNTYEYIEVSIESSIGIVKLNRPKVLNAINRPMVTEIVTVLEDFDRNDEVKVMVLAGNGRAFAAGADIDEMAEATAIELELLNQFTEWDRLAWVKKPIIGAVQGFALGGGFELALCCDILFAAHDAEFGFPEISLGVMPGAGGTQRLTKLMGKSKAMEWLLTGDRMSAKEALHYGVINRVIPKELLIEETMRFAKKIAKQPPLSLRLIKESVHKAVDYSVYEGMQYERKNFYLLFASNDQKEGMRAFKEKRKPKFEGD
- a CDS encoding aldehyde dehydrogenase family protein — its product is MSTVKEQKMEQLDMKRDTYQLIIAGQRMDSSTGETFTTYNPATGKAVATIAKASKEDAEKAVQAARQAFDKGKWKLFPLNKRARTLNKIASIMRSRFNELVELEILDTGKSLAAAQGQVMQAIEDFEFYAGAIVGHRGSVNNVPGQFHNFTEKEPVGVCAQIIPWNYPLMMAAWKIAPAIAVGCSVVVKPATLTPLTAIVLGEICVEAGVPEGVVNIIPGAGSEVGNYLVEHPQVDKVAFTGSTPIGKDIMEKASQTLKRVTLELGGKSPNLVFEDADIDAAVDGSLFGIFYNTGQSCEARSRLYVHEDIYDAFMEKFVEKAKKLSLGDPFAKETHIGAIINQGQLDVIDGYVQSAKEEGANIVLGGKVAKVEGYENGFWYEPTIITGVTHEMKVVKEEIFGPVVVVMPFSDEKEAVKLANDSEYGLGSAIWTKDHGRATRVAKQIQAGIVMVNCPFSAFPGTPFGGYKQSGFGRELCIETLDLYTETKSIISYFGNRPLNPFGV
- a CDS encoding enoyl-CoA hydratase-related protein — protein: MFETIKYEIENQVAWVIMNRPDKLNAFTEQMNKEITKAIKQASGDENVRAIVMTGEGRAFSSGQDLAEVDENMDHGHVLRTRYGPMMKQLARCEKPVIAAVNGVAAGAGFSLALACDFRIASEKASFVQAFIHVGLIPDSGNLYFLPKLIGTAKALELAILGEKIKAEQAKELGLVTKVVPVDSWNEEVEAFANKLASMPTQAIGLIKRSIQASWSVTYEEYLEQEAYGQRIAGLSEDHKEGVTSFIEKRKPAFKGK
- the paaB gene encoding 1,2-phenylacetyl-CoA epoxidase subunit PaaB, which translates into the protein MQYQFSLLAPNKEIALVMAQENFMRREPAVDIWVVQRGDIRKMSQEERQSLQRIDNKDYRNTKGYGYLKKKWRHYEQGMLDEQEIMSWGGKKKG
- the paaC gene encoding 1,2-phenylacetyl-CoA epoxidase subunit PaaC, which produces MNIATVEEAKKDASYYKALTALLYQLADDDFIIAYRGSEWLGLAPHIEEDVAFSSINQDTMGHAAMYYQLLEDLGEGDMDALAHGRKAADRVNAVLLEKVNGSGTYLTEPKYDWAYTVVRHYFYTQAKKIKVEALKNSSYEPLKHVAVKVNMELYYHLLHWRTWFRQLCTANGEAKTRMKAAIDRVLEEFDGVLSLGPSGVQITQHQLIDSEGDIRLRFTEEMTNMFEKVEMSFPANMGMKSGNGRKGDHTKDLDDALLTLSEVYNSNPAAVW
- the paaD gene encoding 1,2-phenylacetyl-CoA epoxidase subunit PaaD gives rise to the protein MQEEVNIMKVWDALQQVKDPEIDSVSVVDLGMVEAIDVKNQEVTIQMLPTFMGCPALEIIKKNVENEINNLALFKKVQVYFIYQPPWTSDRITAQGRIHLQDFGIAPPPTLDDSGEWHVDCPYCGSTYTTLDNIFGPTACRSILYCKGCKNPFEAMKPISTMM
- a CDS encoding phenylacetate--CoA ligase family protein — its product is MILHDSETLSLSEMQLLQSSRLRDTVQKVFQHVPFYRQKLTNFTITPSDVQTIHDIHKLPFTTKKELRENYPFGLFAIPRSQITRLHASSGTSGKPTVVAYSQEDINMWSDIAARAISMAEGKKGKILHNAYGYGLFTGGLGLHYGSERLGMITIPVSGGNTDRQIQLIQDFKPSVICGTPSYVLNIADRMVDLGINPKKTSLQYGIFGAEPWSEEMRRTLEDKLAIKACDIYGLSEVIGPGVAMECHEAQDGLHVAEDHFYVEVIDPKTMEILPEGEVGELVFTSLTKQAMPIIRYRTGDIASIKRETCTCGRTTTKMSRVKGRVDDMLIIRGVNIFPSEIEHTLLQIKDLAPHYQIFVSREKNLDTVEVQVEMQAHTFLQTDSVKRQEMMKIIAQKVEYDLKSKCLIHVKASVVEPRSIPRSEGKAVRIVDRRFSHS
- a CDS encoding 3-hydroxyacyl-CoA dehydrogenase, translating into MEKVVVIGSGVMGRGIAYVSALGGYHTTLIDVKEEQLAGARKEIEIIISKGLEKGKLTDQAAGELRDNLFYSTQLEEAVKVANLIIEAVPENMDIKKSVYEQIDKVAPAQCYFASNTSTMSPTEIGSFTSRPEKVIAMHFFNPVHKMKLIEIVRGLETSDETAEYIRYAAERMGKETVVVNEFPGFVTSRISALVGNEAFYMLQEGVGTPEEIDKAIKLGLNYPMGPFELGDLVGLDTRLNNLKYLHEKLGEKYRPAPLLEKYVKAGRLGRKSGKGVYDYQ